Sequence from the Bubalus kerabau isolate K-KA32 ecotype Philippines breed swamp buffalo chromosome 17, PCC_UOA_SB_1v2, whole genome shotgun sequence genome:
ATCCAGGACAGCCTTGAGTATCAGGAGATGATTATCAATCAGGATGATGGGGTGGACCAGAAGAAGTCAGGGCATATCCCCTAAAACGACATGAAGAAAGTTGGAGTCTTAGATCAAGATATgaggcagatggggaaactgcaaACAGTTTTCCATGGACTAAGGTAAATGGCTTTGACTCTGCTTGTTTGTCCCTTGTCAGGACCAGAGAGCTCTCCCGCCAGAGACTGTTCCTGAAACAGGTGAGCTGGAGGGTCAGACGCCCAGAGAGAACATGGAGAAGAACCTGCTGGAAGACAGGGGAGAGACAAAATCCCTTCAATTTCAAGAACCTGAACTTCTGAAGGGTCCTGGTGAGTATTCAAAACCGTGGAATTCAGCAGAGTTAGTGACTCCCTCCTATGGTGGCATGGGGCTGGGTAGCCAGCATCACCATCCTTGGATGGGGCGGTGGAGATCATTGTCCAGTGCCAACCTTCTCCATCATCAACGTTCCAGTGTCCCACAGTCCAAGCTCTTAGCTTGGTTGCTTGATGGGAACTTCTCTGCCAACATCAGGTTTCCAGTGAGGCCAGCAGCACAGAAAATGTTCCTTGTTAAATGTGGTGCTGAATTTCTTTCAGCAGATTCTGGGAGcatagagagagagaagaatcctCAAGAAGAAACTGATCTTTAAAATGTGTCTCCTGAACCCTTTCTTCCTGTGTTCCAGAGGGAGACGTTTCCACTACGACTGGATCCAGAGGGGGTCCTCTAAAGAATCGCAGACATGTCAAAATGAAACGGGAGAGCAGTCCCACTTGCCAAGACGTGCGTCAAGAAGCAGCCACGTGTTTGGACCAAGGAGAGTTCTCAGGACAGCATGGGTTCCATTCTGTTGGTGCATCTGGCACCTTGGGACCCACCAGTCTTCCTGAGGGAGCAGAAACCCCAGGACGGGCACCCTCTGAATGCAGGGTGTGCAAAAAGAGCTTTCCTTATCAGTCTCAGCTTACCCtgcaccagaggacacacacaggagagaggcCCTTTCAGTGCGACATCTGTGCCAAAGGGTTCATACAGCTTTCAGATCTGCGGGTTCATGAGCGGATCCACACTGGCGAGAAGCCCTACAGCTGTGATCTCTGCCTCAAGAAGTTCACCCACGACTCCACGCTGCGCACTCACAAGAGGACCCACACCCAGGAGAAGCCTTTCCGCTGTGAGCAGTGTGACAGAGCTTTCGGCCACCGAGGGAACCTCAACGTTCACCGACGCACCCACTCTGGGCTCAAGCCCTACGTGTGCCCCGAGTGTCACACAGCCTTCCGTCAGCTGGGGACTTTCAAACGCCACCGGAAAATCCATTCCAGATGACTGGCTCAGGACCCTGCCCTCAGGTTCAAGTGCCTTCTGCTCCGTGAAGGAAATTCGGGATTATTTGTCACTTATATGATACAAACAAAGGGTGACATGTGAAGAACTTACGATCATACTGGAACCCGATGAGGTTCCATTGACATGAATTTGGTGAATATTTGAGTGATGACTTATCTTTCCCTTCAGATTTTGTTCTCTACTTTAGTGTAGCCTGTGTTTTTGTGATAAGTTTTCGCTTTGTGGTGTTCTTCAGTGAATGCAGGTCTCATTAGTTTTCAGTCCTTCTtcgtgaaagtgaggtcactgcTGATTGTGCCCCCATTGGGGAAGATTTAATTGTACAATAGGATGCTCCTAGCAGAGTGGCCAGATGAAAAAGAGCATTAacagtgaaatttaaatttctaataaaCAAAGAGATTTCTGTCAATAAGTGTACTGTGTATTTCCCttccaagatttttttcttattattttaatttttaagtttacaatcttgtactggttttgccatatatcaacatgaatccaccacaggtatacatgtgttccccatcctgaaccctcctccctcctccctccctgtcccatccctctgggtcgtcccagtgcaccagtcccaagcatccactatcgtgcatcgaacctggactggagacttgTTTcccatatgatattatacatgtttcaatgccattcccccaaatcatcccacctatACCCAAGATTTTTTATATGGAGTAGATGATACCTGTGGTCTGTTACATGGCCATTATTATGTGGAGATATCATCCctctgtaaggcttccccagtggctcagtggtaaaaaatccacctgcagcacagaagacccaggtttgatcccttcatcaggaagatcccctggagaagggaatggcaactcactccagtactcttgcctggagaatcccatgggcagaggagcctggcaggctatgctctgcatgactgaagcgactgagcacccaCTCAAGCATTAAAGCAACTGTATGCTTTTCGAATCATGAACTGTTAGGTAATGTAGTATTAATGCCCATTTGAACACTGAGATTCTAAGGTGTCTCAGCTTGAAAAGATTCTTCAAGGTAGCACTCTTTCATCCCACCTGGCTCTCCTCCAGCAGAAATGAAGAGAGGTCCTTTACAGCAGAATGGAGATAATAAactatttcttttcaaagaatcagcgtTTTCTTCTATTAATTAGCCTGGGAATTTGTTGGGGGTGGCAAACTCAAGGATGATATTGTAATAGATATTGGTGTCCGGCTGCTCCACTTAAAAGCAAATACAGAGGCCAGGTTGGGGGAAAGTAAAGTTAGCTTTATTCTGGATGCCAGcaactgttgaaagtgaaagtgaagtccctcagtcatgtccagctctttgtgaccccgtggactgtagcctcccaggctcctccgtccatggtattttcctggcaagagtactggactgaattgccatttccttctccaacaactgTGGAGGTGGGGCACACGGCTGTCCAATGGCtgactccccccacctcccaccccagacaATTAATGAGCAACAGCTTTTATAGATGGAGGGCGGGGGCTACAGGCAGAAACAGCGCAGTCAGCTCTGACAATCATCTTGAAACTGGTCATCACTGGTCTGatcagtgtcatcttgattgttgTCAATACAGTTAACCTTCAGGTCCAGggtacatttgttttcatttcttgggtcaattctcagaattgtgtcagcttctctcatggtttcccaggaggctcattggtaaagaatctgcctgccaactcaggagacgtgggtttgctccctccgtggggaagatccccgagagaagggaatggcaacccactgcactattcttgcctggagaatcccatggacggaggaacctggttggctacagtccatggggtcacaaagagccacttcactttctttcactttgcaactccatgcactgcagcactccaggcttccctgtccttcactatctcccaggagtttgctcaaactcgtgtccattgagtcggtgatggcatccaaccacttcatcctctgtcgcctccttctatCTCAAAGGATGTTAACTTACAGGCCCAAGATGGAGGCAACTAATTCAAAGAAGCAATATAGAATAAAAAGCCTGGGCCTCTTCAGAAACAGTGGTATTAGAAACATTATCGAAGAATCAACACAAGAAATTAATACGATGCGATATGAATAAGACTTCAAAACACAGACCCCGTTAAGTACTAGTTAAGAAACGTGAATAACAGGGCATCCCTGGGGGCTCGGAGCTAAAGGCTGTGCCTGCCAATGAGAGGACACGACttccatccctgatccaagaagatcccagGGCTCAGGAGCAACTAAGGCCACGCAACACAACCACCGAGCCTGGGAGCCGCCACTCCTGAAGCCCAGAGCCCCGAGAGCCCGGGCTCCCAACAATAGAGgtcactgcagcgagaagcctgtGCCCGCGACGGGAGAGGAGCCCTGCGTCCCGAGcaacaacaaagatccagcaaaGCCAGAATTAATggatttaaacaataaaatacataCCGGGGCTGAGAAACTGCCATTGAGGAATCGTAGCGATGGAGTGAGATGCTGGGCGATAAAGCAACAGCCAGGCCTGTCCGTCTCCAAAGAACCACTGATTGTGTGGAGATCGGAAGACAGCCTGAGGATGTCGGGGGAAGGACTTTCCAGACGGCGGAGGAAAACCCTAAAACCAGACTGCAAAGCGATTTGGGCTTGGTGTGGTCAGGTGTGCCAGGTGGCTGGGGAGTGGAGGAGAAGGTAGAGAGTGTCAGGAGTTGTGCCCTCTGAGGGTGTGAGAAAGGATTTGGAtttgccaagggaatatttcatgcaaggatgggcacaataaaggacagaactggtatgGACCCAAgacaagcagaagaaattaagaagaggtgccaagaatacacagaactacacaaaaaagatcttcacgacccagataatcccgaaggtgtgatcactcacctagagccagacatcctggaatgtgaagtcaagtgggccttaggaagaatcactatgaacaaagctagtggacgtgatggaattccagttgagctatttcaaatcctcaggcATAATGCTGTGagagtgttgcactcaataagtcagtaaatttggaaaactcagcagtggccacaggactggaaaaggtcagtttccatttcaatcccatagaatgttcaaactactgcacaattgcactcatctcacacgctagctaaataatgctcaaaattctccaagcactcTTCAACAGTACATCAACCATGAActctcagatgttcaagctggatttagaaaaggcagaggaaccagagatcaaatttccaacatcaattggattattgaaaaagcaagagcattccagagaaacatctacttctgctttattgactatgccaaagcctttgactgtgtggatcacaagaaactgtggaaaattgttggacaggaataccagacttcctgagctgcctcctgagaaatctgtatgcaggacaggaagcaacagttagaactggacttggaacaaaggactgattccaaatcagaaaggagtacgtcaaggctgtatattgtcaccctgcttatgtaacttatatgcagagtacatcatgagacaagctgggctggatgaaacacaagctggaatcaagatttgcaggagaaatatcaataacctcagacatgcagatgacaccatccttatggcagaaagcgaagaagaaccaaagagtctCCTGATAAATGTGAAGGAGGAGGCTTAAAAATTTggattaaaactcagcattcagaaaactaagatcatggcatccggtcccatcctttcatggcaaatagatgaggaaacagtggaaacagtgagagaatttattttcaggggcggcggtagggctccaaaatcactgcagatggtgattgcagccatgaaattaaaagactctggccccttggaagaaaagttatgaccaacctagacagcatcttaacaAACAGAGaaattacttagccaacaaaggtccagctagtcaaagctatggtttttccaatagtcatgtatggatgtgagagctggacttagAGCTGAGAggtgaaaaactgatgcttttgaaccctggtgttggagaagactgttgagtgtcctttgtactgcaaggagatccaaccagtccatcttaaaggaaatcagtcctgaatattcattggaaggactgacgctgaagctgaaactccaatactttggccacctgatgaaaagaactgacacatttgaaaagaccctgatgctgggcaagattgaaggcaggaggggaaggggacgacagaggatgagatgcttggatggcatctctgactcaatggatatgagtttgagtaaactccgggagttggcgatggacagggtggcctgatgtgctgcgtttcatggggcctcaaagagtctgacacgactgagctactgaactgaactgaactgaacccatagaTGCAAGAAGTAGATGAATGGATTGACAAGGGTAAGGGAGGAGGTGGGCAGAGAATGGGGAGGGACTTTTCATGATTCACATTTTGTTCTTGGGGTGATGAAAAGAGTTGGAAGTAGACAACATTGACAGCTGCACAAAACTGTGACCGAACTCGGTGGAAGAAGATCGTACACTTTATAAAAGAGTCAAAATTGTATGTTGTGTGTTTCATGACCATAACAAGTATGTGATCAGGAACTTGATTCTCTTTGGATCCTTTTGAGTGTCCGTTCCTTGGAGCTAATAAATACCCTGGTGACAGCAAGTAAATGTTTTGTGTGGACAATCTGTGCTTAACATTTCCAACGTCCCTGTACTACATGGAATTCAGTGCTTAAATAGTCTTCCTCATATTTTTATTCCCCAGAAGAATCACGACTGAGAGCCTTGCCTGGTGGCTTCTTTTGACTGAACAATATAAAACCTGGCATTGCTGTTCATATCCATTTGAGGAGTCTCACACACTGCAAATTTCTTGAAAGTACAGCAAAGAACAACATAGTCCCAGACTACAGAAGTCAAAATCTAGGGAGACTTTCAGACATTTCAAAGTTTATTTCCCGAAAAGGTGGATGTCAGAAGAATGATGGATGGACTAATGTCCATTCAATATGAAAGATTGTAGCAGTGAGGGAATGCTATTGGGTATTGGGATGAGGAATGTAGAGGAGATGGAAGGGTGGAATAAAATGAAACTAGTCCTGTTCATTTATCTTTTGCCCCCATTCTTCTGAACAGTGAATACATTGCTGATGAAAGGTAGAGGAAATCCCTTTACATAGGGGTGAATTGTCATGGGCTTCTAGAAGCATGTGCTCAACATTTTGCTAGTAAATTCCTCAGTCACTATGGCTAAAGAATGTACATTTTTTGTGGGGTCATGGAATAGTCCTAGACCACTGTTATCAGAATCACCAGTGTCTGCACCACACCAAAGCGTACTTACTGAAAAGGCAGACTGCCACCCCAAAAGTGGCACATCCCCTGCACAACATTCCAGATTCTGACTTCGTCCGAGATCTTGACATGCGGAATTTTAAAAagggttgtttagtcgctgagttgtgtccaactctgttattccatggcccaccaggttcttctgtccatcgaattttccaggcaacaatactgcagTACGttgtccatttccttctgcaagacATCTTCggaacccagggagtgaacccacgtctcctgcattggcaggtagattctttaccactgagccaccagggacgcatAGGTGAACCAAACTGGTTAAAACTTTCAAATACCTATGCTTTGACTCCTTCCAACTCTCCAGGTAAATGACAAAAGTATATTCCAGACCAGGAAAATCAATCTTACTGCCAAAAAgtgcacgggcttccctggtggtaaagaatctgcctgcaatgtgggagacctggcttcgctccctgggttgggaagatcccttggagaagggaacagctacccactccagtcttctggcgtggagaattccatggacggtatatccacagagtcacaaagagctggacatgactgaaagagtttcactttacttctttcccagctgagccacaagggaagcccaagaacactgaagtggggagcctatcccttccccagcagatcttcctgaccctggaattactccagcgtctcctgcattgcaggcacattctttaccacctgagctatcagagaagtctACCACAAAACCAACATGGAGGCCTCTTGGATAAATTGGGTTTTTTCTGGTGGAGTGTCCGTGTGAAACTGGATCCATGGATAAACTGGATTAtctaaaatgaggtcatataaATGGCTTGACCCGTCCTTACACAATCACTGTGCTGATGGGGTAACAAGCAGGGACCCTTGCCATTTCCCCCAGCTCTCTATAAATAGAGATGTTTCAGCCCCAGACACGCACTGATAGCCAGTCATCGACTTGAGGAGGCTGAGGGCAAGAGGGCTCAAAGGAGGTAAGTGATGAGTGAGAACGTCTAAGGAGAAGGTTTGGGAAGCAATACAGAAGGAGGTGGTGGGTTTCGGAAGGCGGGTTTTCTACTCACCTTGCATCAGCTCAAAGACCTTGTGAAAGCAGTGGATCTCCCTTAAACTCCGTATTAACTATGGTTGACTGCCGAGCTCTCTGTGAGGGGGGAAGAACGGACTTGAAACATGTAAAAGGAACTTTGGAAATATAACGGAACACGGATCCTTCGCTTgcataaaagacattttaattaaGAGGTCTTTCAGGCTCCCCTTTCCTGCCTCCATCTGATTTATAGGTTTATAAATCACCCTGATTTATAGGGTGTTGCCACCCTCCATGCGGTGGTGTGGTGTGGTGCATTTATTCCACAAGGCTTTCTGAACCTTGGCCCCCTGGACTAAGCAGAGATATTCATCTGTGTTCATTTGTGTTACCCCACACACAAAAACCTCTCGGATCTACAGAGGAGAACGATATTGTCCCAATTTCCATTTCAGAAAACCGACCCCGGACTTTTGTCCTTTTAGAAATCCGAATCCAAAAATGGGCAGCATGGACTCCTACGAGCAGGTCCAAAAGGGACCCCTGAAGCTCAAAGGAGTCACAGAGCTTGACGTGACCAAGCGGAAGAAGAAAAAGGGCAGAGACAAAGCAAAACTCCTGGAAACGATGGGCAAAATCCAGAAGAACTAGGAGGAGGAGCTGAGGCACCACCTCGATAAGCGGACCCCAGACCAGGTGGCCTTTGAGAAGGTGCAGGAGAAGCGACAAATGGAGAGGATCCTGAAGAAAGCATCCAAAACCCACAAGCAGAGAGCGGAGGACTTCAACAGACACCTGGACATGCTCACGGAGCACTATGACATTCCTAAAGTCAGCTGGAACAAGAAGCCGCCCCACTCAGGAGATGGAGTGTTGTCCAggggaagcaggaagcagagttGGGGTCATCTCTGGAGCCTTTGGAAACATTCTTTTACACACATCCTTTTGAGTCTTCTGCTGAGCCCGTGCTTATCAAAGTAATGGGCCCTTATACTGGAACTGCATTTAAGAGAGATGGCCCTTtaactctaaattaaaaaaaaaaaaagtgtaacatCCATGTCCAATGGTTCATGCAGCCACCAGATCTGTGTGTTCACCAGGAGACCCACATGGGCAAGAAGCCCTACAGCAGTGATCTCTGCCCCAATAAGTTCCCCCACGACTCTATGCTGCATGCTCACCAGAGGGCCCACACCCAAGAGAAGCCTTTCTGCTGTGAGCACTGTGAAAAAGCTTTCAATCACCGGGGGAACCTCAGTGGCCACACTCTGGTCTTGAGCCCTACATGTGCCCCGAGTGTCACTGGCCTTCTGCTCCCTGGGGTCTCTCAAATCCCACCAGGAAACCCATTCGGAACCACTGACCCAGGACCCTGCCCGTCGGGTCCAAGTCCTTTCTGCTCCAAGAAGGAAATTCACAATGATTTGTCACTTCTCTAACACAAAGGGTGGATGACATGTGAAGAGCTTCGGAGGATCTTCGGTCCGGGGGGGTTAAATTTATATGAATGTGGAGGATATTTGAGTGATggcttatttttccctttggattttgttttctactttagtGTAGCCTGTTTCAAtaagtttttgctttcttttgttattcTTCTACTGAAATCATGTCTCATTAGTTATCAGTACTTCATCATGAAACTGAGCCTGTTGACTGCCTTCCTGTTAGGCGGGACTTCACTGTAAAACTGCATGTCCCTGGCACAGAGGCCAGGCTCTCCAGtggaatttaaatttcaaataaacacatttctgtCAAAGAGTGTCTGAGTAGTTTCTAAGACTTTTCTACAGGGAATAGGTGATAGCCGTGGTTTTGCCTACATCGCTGTTACTATGCTGAGATAGATTGACTCACTCCATACTTGTTCGGGGACTTCTTCCCGAGGTGTTTCGAACAGGAAGTCTTCTGAAAGAGAAAGGTGTCATTCTTCTTTCCTATAGGTGTACAACTTCTACTCTTCAAAAAGGCTACTTAGAAATCGGGTTTTCTCACACCTTAGCTCatcagctgattttagaaaagcctTTTAAGCCTTATCTCACATGAACAGAGAAGACCAGAGGAGTCAAACCGATCTGGCTCCCACCACCATGTCTCTGACTCCGTCAAACCCTCAGGCAGTGAGACCAAAAATTCACGAGATCATTAAAATCAGTCCGTTCATCACAAAATGCAATCCCCGAAGTCCAAAATCAATGAAATCCAAAAGGAAACCGAGGGATTTCCCGCGCGGCCCAGCGGGTGAGACTCAGCGCTCCCGCGGCAGGCGGCGTGGTGTCCTTCCgcggtctgggaactaagatggcacctgcctccctgcttggccaaaaacagaacaacatcaaaaatacacagaacctgTCGCTAAATCACTATGGAGGCCTCTTTAGTAAATCGTGGATTCTCCTGAGCGAGTTTCCGTGGGCAATCGAATCCCTGTGATTAAGTAAAGAGGGATTATCTAGAACGTTTCGCCCCGCCCTCACCGAATCCATGCGCCGATCGGGTAACAGGCCGAGAGGGCCGGCGTTTCTCCAGCGCGAAAGAGAGACGTGTCTCCGCCAGCCGAGTTTGAGAGCGAGTCCCCAACTGAGGAGGACCGAGGCGAGAAGGCTTCAAGGAGGTAATTGATGGGAAGTGTCTAAAGAGAACGCTAGAGAGTCAGGGCCCGTGGAAGTGGGTTTCAGTAAGTCCTGGCTTTCTGTTCCCCTTGCATTCGCTCAGAGACCGTGTGAAATCCACCGATCTGCCTCCAGCCACACATAAACCGTGGTTCATTTGTGGAATCTTCTGTGAGATGAGATTGTTTCCACACTCCATGGTGGCCTGTGGGGtggttcatttttttcaaaaagggcTTTTAAGCACCGCCCTGTGGACAGTTGTGACCACACAGTTTCTTGTAGTATAAGATGGATGGCggaggagaaagagaatggaTTCTTGTCCCTGGTGTGAAATTCTGAGGGGGGAATACTGCCCAGTATTGGGATGAGGGATGGTAGGGtggatgaaaataaaactaattggctgcattcttttttcttttttgccccctATTTCTGAACACTGAATCTATTCCTGAGGAAAAGCAAGAGGAAATTCCTTTCGATCGGGGTCAGTTGGGCACCGACTTCTAGAAGCATTTGCCCAGAGTCCTACTGAAAAGCTCTACAGTCGGTATGGCTGAGAACCAGACAAGGGGTCGTGGCCCCGTCGCGGACAGCCCCGGAGCAGAGTCGCCGGCGTCTGCGCCAGGCCAAGACACCCGAAGGGAAAACCCCGCCTCAGACCTGGAAGAGTTGCGCGTTCGCTTCAGAACGTTTAGCATCTCGGACGAATCCGACCCCATGAAGGCTCTGAGGAGGCTCCATGAACTCTGCGGGCTGTGGCTGAGGCCGGATCTTCGCACCAaggaggagatggtggacaggctggtgctggagcagttcGTGATGTGCATGCCGCCTGAGATCCAGGTCTTAGTCAAAAGTAGTGGTGCCGAGACTTGTAAGGATCTGGAGAAGGTgctgagaaagaagcagaaactgaCGAAATGGGTGAGTAGGACCCTAGTGACCCTGTGAGACAGGGAACGGTGGGAtgaggggctgggagctgggagatgAAGCAGAAGGATCAGAGGGCTTGGCTCTAAATCAGGGATTCCCAGAGGGGTGAGCACTTGCCTGTGGCATCACTGGAGATGTTTCTGTTGATCCTCACTTGGAGGGTGTTGGTCTTTCAAATGTCATTCCCAGGAGGTGGGCTCCTAGGGTGGGATACACAATGAATACCTTTTTGGATCTTGTGAAGGGAGACTGATCCTATGTGAATTTTTCCTCACAGGCTGTAGTGCGTGTCCAAGGCGAGGATGTTTTGATGCCCGTCTCGGGTGTTGAGATGTTAGGATCTGAGGTCAGTGAGGGGCACAGTGAGGGAGACCGAGCCAGGGAGCCCCAGCCTACAGTCAGTGTCATCCCTCCAGATGAGGGCCAGCAGGAAAGCCAAGACGGGCAGCATCTGCCAGGAGCCAAGGACCTGTCGAGGGGGCAGGTGAGTGTGATGTCCTGACCTGCAGTCTGGGAGCAGGTAGAAGAGGGTCGGGTGGGGGTGGCTGCAGAAGTAATTGGGAGAACTGGACAAAGGACAGGAATGGACCCTCTGCCTCCAGGAATTCCCATGGATGCATTCCGTTCCAGCCATTTTCCAGCCAGTGTGAGAATGAAGACAGTCCATCTTTCATAGTCCTTCACCATGAAAGCTTGTGGCCCTAAGCATGAGGGCAGAGGAGTCCTGTTTCCACAGGATGGTGCTGGGTCAGTTCATCAGGCATAAGTGCACTCACAGCGGTTTCACCCATGATGCATTTCGTCGGAGGCACTTAATATTGGGGGATATTGTAAACACCTTGAATTGCACAACAAGTTCCCCGTTGGAGTCATTTTCCCCATCAGATATTGGAGTATGTCTGGAGAGAGTGgatttttttgaaatgtgaatCGGGGGAGGAGATGCCACTGATTTCTCATGAATAGAGCTATATAGTATAGAACAGAGCTATATAGTATAACAGCTATACTGCTTATCATCTTATTATGCCCCAGGCCACCTTCCATGACAAAGACAAATCCAGGCAAGGTATCAACAAGTGGTGAAGTCAGGAGCCCTAGAGCCAGAATCCTCTGCTTTCAGATTCAGGGCCTGGAGACTGTGAGATGAGGTGGAGAGATAGGTGCAAAGATAATTGGCAGTGCCAGCTGTGAAGTCTGGACTTTTGCCAGAGGTGGTCAGTATAGATCAAGGACTGACATAGGAATCAGAAGAGGATTGCCAATCAGGGTGATGGGAAGCAGTCAGGACATATCTCCCAAACTGATATTCAGAAAGCTGGAGTGTGAGATCAGGGTACGAGGCAGGTGGGGAAAGAGGAGACAGAGCTTGCCGTGGGCTAAGGCAGTGGGATTGACTCTGCTTGGTTGCCCTTTGTCAGGGCCAGAAAGCTCTCCCGCCAGAGACCATTCCTGAAAGAGGTGAACTAGAGGGTCAGACGCCCTCCAAGGAGTACTTGGTGAAGGACCTGCTGGAAGACACAGGAGTGACAAGAACCCTTTCGTCTCAAGAGCCTCAACTTCTGCAGGATCATGGTGAGTATTAAAAACTTGGAGACTACAGGAAGTACTGCCTGCCTCCACTGATGTCCAGGAAGGGATACCCAGGATTTCCATCCCTTGGTGTTGTGGCATAGGAGTTGGGTCTTCAATGCCAACCTTCTCCATCGTCAACGTTCCAGAGTGTTTCATCAGCTAGACCCTTAGGTAGTTTCGATGCTGTGAAGACTGTAGCCAAGATTAGGGATGGTTCCAATAAGACTGGCACCATGGAAAATGCTCCTTAATAAATATGTTGCTGAGTCTCTTCTTTCAGAAGATtctgggagggcagggagagaggggagagtcCCTAGGAAGGAAGTGATACTTCAAATGTGGCTCTGAACCCTTTCCTCTTGTGTTCCAGAGAGAGACGTTTCCACTGCAAGTGGATCCAGACGAGGTCCTCTGAAGAATCACAGACGTAACAAAAGGAAGCGGGAGAGCAGTCCCACTTGCCAAGACGTGGGTCAAGAGGCAGCCACGTGTTTGGACCAAGGAGAGTTCTCAGGACAGC
This genomic interval carries:
- the LOC129632240 gene encoding zinc finger and SCAN domain-containing protein 5B-like isoform X4, with translation MTDSPGAESPASVPPQDTLMEDSDCDQETWHVRFRTFSSSEESDPVEDLRRLRELCHLWLRPDLHTKEQMMDRLVLEQFMICMPLECQVLLKESGVQSCKALEDVLRNKQKPKNWDQRALPPETVPETGELEGQTPRENMEKNLLEDRGETKSLQFQEPELLKGPEGDVSTTTGSRGGPLKNRRHVKMKRESSPTCQDVRQEAATCLDQGEFSGQHGFHSVGASGTLGPTSLPEGAETPGRAPSECRVCKKSFPYQSQLTLHQRTHTGERPFQCDICAKGFIQLSDLRVHERIHTGEKPYSCDLCLKKFTHDSTLRTHKRTHTQEKPFRCEQCDRAFGHRGNLNVHRRTHSGLKPYVCPECHTAFRQLGTFKRHRKIHSR
- the LOC129632240 gene encoding zinc finger and SCAN domain-containing protein 5B-like isoform X1, yielding MTDSPGAESPASVPPQDTLMEDSDCDQETWHVRFRTFSSSEESDPVEDLRRLRELCHLWLRPDLHTKEQMMDRLVLEQFMICMPLECQVLLKESGVQSCKALEDVLRNKQKPKNWTIVCIQGQKYLVRDHNIEMVEAKASDMDNERDPCGEPQPPSRVIPPEDSQEGSQEVQNLPGAMNLSREQVRVCKQVEESQDQRALPPETVPETGELEGQTPRENMEKNLLEDRGETKSLQFQEPELLKGPEGDVSTTTGSRGGPLKNRRHVKMKRESSPTCQDVRQEAATCLDQGEFSGQHGFHSVGASGTLGPTSLPEGAETPGRAPSECRVCKKSFPYQSQLTLHQRTHTGERPFQCDICAKGFIQLSDLRVHERIHTGEKPYSCDLCLKKFTHDSTLRTHKRTHTQEKPFRCEQCDRAFGHRGNLNVHRRTHSGLKPYVCPECHTAFRQLGTFKRHRKIHSR
- the LOC129632240 gene encoding zinc finger and SCAN domain-containing protein 5B-like isoform X3, translated to MTDSPGAESPASVPPQDTLMEDSDCDQETWHVRFRTFSSSEESDPVEDLRRLRELCHLWLRPDLHTKEQMMDRLVLEQFMICMPLECQVLLKESGVQSCKALEDVLRNKQKPKNWTIVCIQGQKYLVRDHNIEMVEAKASDMDNERDPCGEPQPPSRVIPPEDSQEGSQEVQNLPGAMNLSREQDQRALPPETVPETEGDVSTTTGSRGGPLKNRRHVKMKRESSPTCQDVRQEAATCLDQGEFSGQHGFHSVGASGTLGPTSLPEGAETPGRAPSECRVCKKSFPYQSQLTLHQRTHTGERPFQCDICAKGFIQLSDLRVHERIHTGEKPYSCDLCLKKFTHDSTLRTHKRTHTQEKPFRCEQCDRAFGHRGNLNVHRRTHSGLKPYVCPECHTAFRQLGTFKRHRKIHSR
- the LOC129632240 gene encoding zinc finger and SCAN domain-containing protein 5B-like isoform X2, with translation MTDSPGAESPASVPPQDTLMEDSDCDQETWHVRFRTFSSSEESDPVEDLRRLRELCHLWLRPDLHTKEQMMDRLVLEQFMICMPLECQVLLKESGVQSCKALEDVLRNKQKPKNWTIVCIQGQKYLVRDHNIEMVEAKASDMDNERDPCGEPQPPSRVIPPEDSQEGSQEVQNLPGAMNLSREQDQRALPPETVPETGELEGQTPRENMEKNLLEDRGETKSLQFQEPELLKGPEGDVSTTTGSRGGPLKNRRHVKMKRESSPTCQDVRQEAATCLDQGEFSGQHGFHSVGASGTLGPTSLPEGAETPGRAPSECRVCKKSFPYQSQLTLHQRTHTGERPFQCDICAKGFIQLSDLRVHERIHTGEKPYSCDLCLKKFTHDSTLRTHKRTHTQEKPFRCEQCDRAFGHRGNLNVHRRTHSGLKPYVCPECHTAFRQLGTFKRHRKIHSR